TTCAAAGATTCAGGATCCCTATTAGGCAATAATATGTCACTTGAATGCAAGTTGCGTGGTTCTCCATCAGCTTTAGGATTTGGCAGTCCACTTCCAGAAAACTCTGGTAGGTTTGCAGTGTCGAGCAGGAAGTCTTCCAGTGTTGCTAGGGATTTTAGTTGCTTCCCAAGAGATGCAATTGTTTTCTGACACTCTGCTAGCTTCCCAGCTGCAACAGCTAGGTCCTCCTGCGATCATAAATTGTAAGAGGCATCATGCAAGGGAAGTTTACTGTTGTGCCATTTCCTTGTTTTACATGTTCTATAATTTACATCTATTGAAAGATTGACGGGAAATAACCACAGATTACATACCTCTTTTACCTTCATTTCACCATTGGAGCTTACAGCTTCTTGTAGTTCACCTGCCTTATTTTTTCTCAATAGCTCATCCTCCAATTCCTTACACTTCAATGTGATTTCTGCCGACAAAGCTCGCTCCTTATCAACCTCTGCTTCCAGCGATTCAACCTTGGTGGACATGGATTTGGCCTCTGCTTTCATGCttgtaaattcaaattcaaaggaTTGCTTCAATTTGTTAGTGGAATCCAGCTCTCTCTGCAGGTCCTCTAACTTCATTTCAGCCTCCTTCAGTTGAATCTGTGATGCCTCGAGACAAGTTTGACTTTCTGATAAAGCCAACTCCAGTTCAGCTTTCTCTGCTTCCACCTTTGCTAACTTCTCTTCCAGCTCAGCAGTTCTATGAATCATGGCTTCAAGCTCAGCTCTTAATGGGCTTTTTCCATCACCGTTTTGATTGGCAACAGCTTCTGATGCAAGGCACTGGCTTCCACTCTTACTTTCGGCTTCAGGCAATGCGGCAAGCCGTTCCATCTCAAGGAAATCATCCATGAGGTCAATTTTGATGGAAGAGGATGTGAGACTTCGGTTCACTGATTTTTCATTCTTGAATTGATCAAGCTCAGCAATAAGTGCCGATGCCCATGAATTTGAGCAACTCAGCTCCCGCTCATTCAGTTCCAAGTTGCTTGTCTTGCGTGTATCAATGTCAACTGCATTTACCTGTTCTCCATTGTCTGAGTGACTATCAGTGGAAGATTCAACACAAACAGAGGAAGCAGCAACTGATTTGCAATCATTGATAGAGGATGATTTATGAACCATGACTTTCAGTCTCCGGCACTCAGCTTCTATCCTGGCAACTTTTTTTATGCTCTCTAGCTGCTGCTTGCTTGCAGTTTCAGCTGCTTGGGTGCTCAAATCTCTCTCAATAGTCCTTATCTCCAATTCCTCAGCCTGAGACTGGAGCTCAAGCATGAGAGATGAGTTCTCCTTCTCTAAAGCTCCAAGCTTATGGTAAAGATCAGGATTAACAGAAGCAGCAGGTCCAGCTTTAGCAGTCTCTATCTTTGTCCGGAGCTCATCCAGCTGGCTCTCAAGCTCAGATTTGGTGGATTCCCATTCACAGGTTTTGTTTACCACAGCTTCATGGATCTTCTGTTCCTGTTCCTCTCTTGCCTGTCTAAGCTGCCTAACACATTCCCTGAGGGCCCCATCAAGATGGCCCACTCTATCTTCTAGCGCCAAGTTCTGCTGAGCTGCAGCATCAAGTCGCTGTTTCAGAACTTCCACTTCATTTTCAGCCTTTTCCCAGCCTAATAAATAAAAGATGGGTTAGTCCTTTATTACTGAGGAAAAAAGAAGTATATCAATGAAAGCAAAGAAAAAGCGACAACTGCAAGGAACTCAGCACACAACTTTCCATATATGAGCTCTACAGTATTAAAACAACCCTCTTAGAGTCCTGTTACAATTACTTTATTCACAATTCTTGCAATTAACAGTCAAAATATTTTCTGCACAAAATTGCCAGTGCATATCAGAGGAAAAAATAACTGTATTCAAAAGTAGGAGTGCTTATTGGTCATCATAATGAGTTGCCCAACCCCCACAGGAActgggaaagaaaaaaaaaaaaaaaaccaaaagggAGGGCAGGGGGTGATGGTTTGGATTCGTGCCTGTCAATCATCAATGCAGCAGCAGTACATCCATGAAATAGCTCCTTCAGCAGGTAGTAATTCAAAACCATAAAAAATATAAGTGAACAAATGCAGTTCTGTGCCTGTATGTTATTACATGAGTAATACCTGCAACAGCTTCCTCGGCAACTTTGACATGCTGCTGGACCAAGTCTTCCTTGGCACTAACATTCAAAAGAGCAGCTGATAATTTGTCTGTCAGAATCCTCACACTATCGTTAACTTCTTCACTACCAGCTGCAGCCTTCGATGTGACTTCTGGTGATTGAGTGTTATTATTTGGGGATGCCTTAAATGCCTCCTGCTAAAGTTGAAAATGAGGATGATCATAAGAATATGCACTGGTCAACAACACTTTGCACCCAACCATCAAACACTTGGGGGAGCTAGCTAGGTCACCAACCATTGAAATTCTTAGTTGATTTAAGAGGCATTAAAAAGACTTGGGTTACATTAAAAAGACTTGGAATAAACAAGGTATGAATATTACCAAACTTAACCACTGGAAAGCTTATTTGCATCCTATTACATCCAATATGAAATTACACAAGTTTTTATatattgactttttttttttttctgtattgTTCCAGGGAAGCCGAGATGGAAAATATGTCTTGTCAATTCATGTCAATAACCATGATCAATGTTTTGAAAATGCAAGAAAGCATAAGATAATTTATCCTTCCTGTTTACAAATACAACTTCTAAAGAATTTCAAATATGAGTGCTATTCATTGGTGATTTAAGAATACTAACTTCAAATCATTTATCAAGTAAATTATGCCAAGAGATAACTATAAAATGacaaagttaaaattattttcatggtCTAAGATGCAAATGTCAATTGTTTGGAAAAGGCTTAGGTTCCTGAATTTTTTAGATCAACACAGATTCGGACATTCCCTTTATATAAACATCTAGTTAACTTATTCTAACCTAAATCTAGCTTAAATTTCACAtgcccaaaatgcataagcctcaactaaGAAGGCATAAAAGGCAAGCCTTTTGCATAATGCATTTGCCCTTCCAAATTGCAGCATTTTAGAGCATGTCTCAACTCTTAAGTAATTTTGGGCATGCATCTTCTTGAGGCAAGTCTGGgttaagccttttaaaacatcaGCGAATATTGTATTTAAAAAAAGCACTCAATTACATACAAATGACGCAGTGTTTAGATGCTTGGTTTTTCTAACATTCTTTTTGGGGGCTAGTTTTTCATGTGCAAAACACCCTCTAGTCTCAAGGCATTTTGGGCAATATTGAGGCAAGCCTAGAGGTTGAGCCCTTTAAAACATTGGTTCATATCATAGTAAAAAGTCATTCAATTATATACAAGAAAGGCAGTGATTACAACTTTGATGCTATATTGAAATGTCTTTCCAACACTTTTTTGGGCTCATGTACGATACATAGTTCAACAAATGGTGTTCAAGTTGGTCAGCCTTCTATTTTCATGTGCAAAAGACCTTTCAGCCATtgtttttccaaaaatttaaagACAAAATTTTCTTATTCATGGGATGCCCAAGAGAAAAGAGTTTCCTTCCTAGCTAAGCCCAGGGGTTATCACCAACCTGTGATGTATGCTTATCTGCATATTTCTTATCACCAACCAGACACCAGGCCATATGAAAACAAACCGCTGTTAATGCATTTAATAAAGAATGTTATAAACAAATTTTCACGCAGCTTCAGAAAGAAGAAATCCTCATGCAATTGCATTCAAACCTGCAAGTATATAACCTTGGATATGCATATATCATGATATGATCAAAGACAACTACTAATACAACCATCAATATGAAGagcattaaaattttttaacacATAAAAATagccaaaaaaaagaaagaaagaaaaacgaAAAACAAAATTGAGGTGCATGATATATTTTCCTGGAAATCTTAAAATTTGCGGAAAACATGTTAAATGACAGTATAATCATAGCTTGCAGGAAAAAAGATTATTACCAGGAAAAGAACAAAACAATACAACAGAAGAAGGGAAGGAAGAAAGAAAGTAACGAGGAAAAAAAAATGCTACTGTTCTCTACAATAGTTAAGACATACTTTTTTCTTCTCTGGGATGGCCTAATGCAAGTACCTACTGGTCTCTCACTTGGCTGTGCACCACATTTTATGGGGTGGGAATATGAGGAATGGAATACATAGGCAGGCTTGGGAACCAGCCAATTAGAAGACAAGAGTaatgttattttgttttttataaCAATATGCAAGAAGCAAAAACAACCAATACGTCTTTTCAGAAGGGGCTACAGCCCAAAAAAACTACAGGCATATATTTTTATGAGAAACGATTTAGCAAGTCAACTACAATAGTAAAGAAGGTGAATAGGGTACTACAGGGCTGAAACTGTAACAGAACTGCCCGAGAATGAGGGATGATTTTATGAAAGCAAAGTGCTCTGAGCCTCCAAACCTGAAGCACCCCTAAAAGTTTAGTTATAACTCAATTAGGTTCGCAGAGTTGTCATAATGTGAGGTTTTACCAAACATACACGAATTTATGTAAATATTGAAATATTACAACACTTGAATAGCTCAAGGAACATTAACTTAAGTTATTTGTGCACAGTTAATGGACTTGTAACACAAAAACAGCATTCAGTTTCCAACATGCTAACCTTACTCTTAAAAGGAAATCGAATCCAATTGATACTTTACTTTCAAAATTAAAAGCATTATATCCCTAATATAATTTTTGGATACTCTAAAAATTTGAGGTGATGTTTGTTAGAAACCAGTCTTCAGTTAGGGAAGTTCACAAAATGGAAAAAATAGATGGCCAATAGAGGTGTAGTCCTCAGCCATATAACAGACTACAGAAAAAAAAGCATGGGCAGTAACACAGTGCTCACACACATACACAGCAAAAAATCCCTCTAAACGCCCCCTAGCATTTTAAAAacacaaaagaaaataaaaatgaaaataaaaaaacagTTGTCATCTCTAGGAGTACGCCCTCTGCAAGGGTAAGCAACAAGGAGATTAGGCATTTCTTATAGCCAAGTTGAGAGAAGCAAAGAACAGCACTACTTAAGCGCTCATTTAGAATCCATTTAGTTCCTCATTTGGCTTTCACACAATTGCCTGCCTGTCTAGCACCTAAGGCAGTTGCTTGCCCAGGTGACCTTATTGATAGGCCAACCGGCATCAATATATTAAAATGCATAGCATACAGAGCAGAATCAGAGATGTGGTATATAATTGTTcttgaaaagaataaaaaattgacAATAGTAAGAAATATGGAATTTAGCTTGAGCCCCATGTGTTAAAAATGCAAAATGTATAAAGCAGAACTACAGCTCTAGCATCAAATGAGGGATAAGAATGCTTTGCACCTACAATAAACTTTAGGAAATAAGTTGTCAAAGTGTTGAGCCAACTCATATATTTTGTGTTGAAATTCAGAAACAAAAAAAAGAGCATAATTTAAGAATACTATTTCTGTACTCCATCTCCAAGAGATATGCTGAGAGAATATAGCCATTTTGAATGTTCGTCTATCTCATTTTGACATAATGATTATCAAAAGTGGGGGATAAGGAAGTCTGATTGCATCTATTATAACCTACAGGAAATAAGGCATGGAAGCGTCAAGCCAGATCTCTTATTGTAGGCTGAATGCCAGAAAAATGTCTGCTTTAAGATGACTAATCATCATAGTCATCTTCTACATCCAAGAGATATGCTCTGTGATTACAGCCATTATGCAGTTCATGGTTATCCACAATATAGCAGCATGAAAAGGACCACTATGCACAGGGAAAAAACTAAATTTGGTGAAGAATTCATCATCACAAACTGTCCAATCTACCCTTTTCTTCCCCTCACTTGGCACTTCCTACAGACCATTGGAAAGGAGGAGAAACGCACCTCTCATTCTATATGCAGAGAAGTTCTTGTGGAAAGTACGCCTTCAATGAAGCCATAGAAACTAACTATAGATGAGTAATGGTTATTTGAAAGCTAAAAGGCCAACAAGATCTTTGATCAAATTCAATGTTTAACTATAAAGTATTCAACAATGGGCACTTGctaagaatatatatatgtatatacatacatacatacatatatgtatatataagtgaATCTGTATTATGTgtcccaatttttttaaaaattctcatTCTTGAGAAACAGACTTCAAGAACAAGATACATGTAATCTATAAAGCCTATCGAATTAGGCCAAGGATCATGACATCATATTCAAGAATGTAAAAATTGCTTAAGAAAATACATATTGGAAACCCACTCAAGCTCTTAAGAAACTAACATATTCACAATATTATTATACACGTTTATGGTCTAAGATTGCTTCTGTTCATTCACCATTTACTTACCTATATGCATGATAACCTCAATTCATGTGCCCAAGAGGACTGCATTGTGCTCATGCAATGATTTTTACtaaaagaaaagtaaaatttTTGCATAACTACTGTCTTACGCCTTTTAAAACCTCAACAGCTCCTTGAAAGAAATGCATACCAATATTGAGAGGCGGTGCCATATTTGGAAGAGTCGCTTCAAGTAAAACTTGAATTGCTTAAATATTGGCACCCATCAAATGAGAAAAAGTATGCTGACTAATTAAAGCCCCAAAC
The sequence above is a segment of the Malania oleifera isolate guangnan ecotype guangnan chromosome 8, ASM2987363v1, whole genome shotgun sequence genome. Coding sequences within it:
- the LOC131161627 gene encoding filament-like plant protein isoform X1, coding for MERRKWLWKRKSSEKSPGETESSGSISSLSERYSDDQQEAFKASPNNNTQSPEVTSKAAAGSEEVNDSVRILTDKLSAALLNVSAKEDLVQQHVKVAEEAVAGWEKAENEVEVLKQRLDAAAQQNLALEDRVGHLDGALRECVRQLRQAREEQEQKIHEAVVNKTCEWESTKSELESQLDELRTKIETAKAGPAASVNPDLYHKLGALEKENSSLMLELQSQAEELEIRTIERDLSTQAAETASKQQLESIKKVARIEAECRRLKVMVHKSSSINDCKSVAASSVCVESSTDSHSDNGEQVNAVDIDTRKTSNLELNERELSCSNSWASALIAELDQFKNEKSVNRSLTSSSIKIDLMDDFLEMERLAALPEAESKSGSQCLASEAVANQNGDGKSPLRAELEAMIHRTAELEEKLAKVEAEKAELELALSESQTCLEASQIQLKEAEMKLEDLQRELDSTNKLKQSFEFEFTSMKAEAKSMSTKVESLEAEVDKERALSAEITLKCKELEDELLRKNKAGELQEAVSSNGEMKVKEEDLAVAAGKLAECQKTIASLGKQLKSLATLEDFLLDTANLPEFSGSGLPNPKADGEPRNLHSSDILLPNRDPESLKTTSEISGPSVNGNGRNSPQSTYSSASSAVSLNHGSSEKGRHGFGKLFARSKNGIQLDN
- the LOC131161627 gene encoding filament-like plant protein isoform X2 produces the protein MERRKWLWKRKSSEKSPGETESSGSISSLSERYSDDQEAFKASPNNNTQSPEVTSKAAAGSEEVNDSVRILTDKLSAALLNVSAKEDLVQQHVKVAEEAVAGWEKAENEVEVLKQRLDAAAQQNLALEDRVGHLDGALRECVRQLRQAREEQEQKIHEAVVNKTCEWESTKSELESQLDELRTKIETAKAGPAASVNPDLYHKLGALEKENSSLMLELQSQAEELEIRTIERDLSTQAAETASKQQLESIKKVARIEAECRRLKVMVHKSSSINDCKSVAASSVCVESSTDSHSDNGEQVNAVDIDTRKTSNLELNERELSCSNSWASALIAELDQFKNEKSVNRSLTSSSIKIDLMDDFLEMERLAALPEAESKSGSQCLASEAVANQNGDGKSPLRAELEAMIHRTAELEEKLAKVEAEKAELELALSESQTCLEASQIQLKEAEMKLEDLQRELDSTNKLKQSFEFEFTSMKAEAKSMSTKVESLEAEVDKERALSAEITLKCKELEDELLRKNKAGELQEAVSSNGEMKVKEEDLAVAAGKLAECQKTIASLGKQLKSLATLEDFLLDTANLPEFSGSGLPNPKADGEPRNLHSSDILLPNRDPESLKTTSEISGPSVNGNGRNSPQSTYSSASSAVSLNHGSSEKGRHGFGKLFARSKNGIQLDN